The Tubulanus polymorphus chromosome 6, tnTubPoly1.2, whole genome shotgun sequence genome includes a region encoding these proteins:
- the LOC141906838 gene encoding uncharacterized protein LOC141906838, with amino-acid sequence MLDEILEELGMGSLIPIFRENKIELNDIPLLTDADFSRLGVTAVGDRLRLRHKCRSTEHEWDSTNSSINGSAGILNRLRTSLKKNSKATSKLNKKGSTGPESKLENKNAFKNSRRIKVGWKHYNCSKKCFELVPQSKGGGSHPIDVDKCLTKTELHRICCKLFLPSGKSIAKQLRLKDLDIFLANFTGMELPDTLSSGEQFTVNGYISQHCSLTQVPRIYLHTKNIDSDDMDDSTQL; translated from the exons ATGTTGGATGAAATCCTGGAAGAATTAGGTATGGGTTCCCTCATACCTATTTTTCGTGAAAACAAG attgaattgAACGATATCCCTCTCTTGACTGATGCAGATTTTTCGCGGTTAGGTGTAACGGCAGTGGGAGACCGCCTGAGACTTCGACATAAGTGTCGAAGTACGGAACATG aatGGGATAGCACAAATAGCAGTATTAATGGCAGCGCAGGCATACTCAATAGATTAAGGACTTCGCTCAAAAAGAATTCAAAAGCTACATCCAAGCTCAACAAGAAAGGAAGTACCGGTCCTGAATCGAAACTAGAGAATAAAAACGCATTTAAGAATTCTCGTCGCATTAAAGTTGGTTGGAAGCACTACAATTGTTCCAAGAAATGCTTTGAACTTGTGCCCCAGTCGAAAGGTGGCGGGTCACATCCCATCGATGTTGATAAGTGTTTGACAAAAACGGAGCTACATAGAATTTGTTGCAAACTATTTCTTCCATCTGGTAAATCAATAGCTAAGCAGTTGCGTCTCAAAGACTTAGATATTTTCTTGGCAAATTTCACTGGTATGGAATTGCCTGATACGCTTTCATCAGGAGAGCAGTTTACAGTGAATGGTTACATCAGTCAGCATTGTTCTTTAACACAAGTGCCTAGAATATACTTGCACACAAAG AATATAGATTCGGATGATATGGACGATTCAACCCAACTGTGA